One window from the genome of Oryza glaberrima chromosome 3, OglaRS2, whole genome shotgun sequence encodes:
- the LOC127767578 gene encoding calmodulin calcium-dependent NAD kinase-like — protein sequence MFSSSAMQQLKDDGSSARQLQLLVAALSTAGAVAAAAVVRRRHGRKAAAEAAAPVAMKEMPRLEMAESGRVEHIEKFSHYVARQMGFQDINECPQLCKLANNYLKRTKNCMDDIDDLFANIPDSESLYVKFIEELDKCILGYFAFHWDHATALISQALTVDCGTASKKKLRNLVLEATRKQRFERVTRDLKVTRVFSTLVEEMKAIGVPAAAMNGDGEEEPHCTDVMAPVAHDERSPVLLLMGGGMGAGKSTVLKEILQEPLWSKDEANAVVVEADAFKETDVIYRAISSMGHHNDMLQTAELVHQSSTDAASSLLVTALNEGRDVILDGTLSWEPFVQQTIAMARDVHRRRYRMGPGYKVDPDTGDITENYWEPADADDDADAASPPPTTRKPYRIEVAGVVCDAYLAVARGIRRAIVTGRAVRVRSQLVSHKRFAAAFRRYAGAVDAARLYSTNTMGAARLIARKDGVAGSLLVEPAEFACLDAVGGLNENATGVHDLYRGGATACGARSIWDDMITSPARADIQRELREAFRSVEHAPPDTNGATTTTTNGGA from the exons ATGTTTTCATCTTCAGCCATGCAGCAGCTCAAAG ACGATGGGTCGTCTGCgaggcagctgcagctgctcgTCGCCGCGCTGTCGACGGCCGGAGctgtggcggccgccgccgtcgtgcgaCGCAGGCACGGGAggaaggccgccgccgaggcggcggcgccggtggcgatgAAGGAAATGCCGAGGCTGGAGATGGCGGAGTCCGGCCGCGTCGAGCACATCGAGAAGTTCTCTCACTACGTCG CTAGGCAGATGGGGTTCCAGGACATAAATGAGTGCCCACAGCTGTGCAAATTAGCAAATAACTACCTCAAGAGGACCAAGAATTGCATGGATGACATCGATGACCTCTTCGCGAATATCCCAGATTCGGAGTCCCTTTATGTCAAGTTCATAGAAGAGCTAGATAAATGCATTCTTGGATATTTTGCGTTCCATTGGGACCATGCTACCGCTCTGATCAGCCAG gccTTGACCGTAGACTGTGGCACCGCCAGCAAGAAGAAGCTAAGGAACCTCGTGTTGGAAGCTACAAG gaaGCAGAGATTTGAGCGGGTGACGAGGGACCTGAAGGTGACGAGGGTGTTCTCGACGCtggtggaggagatgaaggcgATCGgcgtcccggcggcggcgatgaacggcgacggcgaggaggagccgcACTGCACCGACGTGATGGCGCCGGTGGCGCACGACGAGCGGAGCCCCGTGCTGCTGCTCATGGGCGGCGGGATGGGCGCCGGCAAGAGCACCGTGCTCAAGGAGATTCTCCAGGA GCCACTGTGGTCCAAGGACGAGGCGAATGCGGTGGTGGTTGAGGCGGATGCGTTCAAGGAGACGGACGTGATCTACCGTGCCATTAGCTCCATGGGCCACCACAACGACATGCTCCAGACTGCTGAGCtg GTGCACCAGTCGTCGACGGACGCGGCGTCGTCGCTGCTGGTGACGGCGCTGAACGAGGGTCGTGACGTCATCCTCGACGGCACCCTCTCCTGGGAGCCGTTCGTCCAGCAGACCATCGCCATGGCGCGCgacgtccaccgccgccgctaccgcatGGGCCCCGGCTACAAGGTCGACCCCGACACCGGCGACATCACCGAGAACTACTGGgagcccgccgacgccgacgacgacgccgacgccgcctcgccaccgccgacgaccagGAAGCCGTACCGGATCGAGGTCGCCGGCGTGGTCTGCGACGCGTACCTCGCCGTGGCGAGGGGGATCCGGCGCGCCATCGTGACGGGGCGGGCGGTTCGGGTGCGGTCGCAGCTGGTGTCGCACAAGCGGTTCGCCGCCGCGTTCCGGCGGTACGCCGGCGCCGTGGACGCCGCGCGGCTGTACAGCACCAACACCatgggcgcggcgcggctgatcGCGCGCAAGGACGGCGTCGCCGGCAGCCTGCTGGTGGAGCCGGCGGAGTTCGCGTGCCTCGACGCGGTGGGCGGCCTCAACGAGAACGCCACCGGGGTGCACGACCTctaccgcggcggcgccaccgcctgcgGCGCCCGCTCCATCTGGGACGACATGAtcacctcgccggcgcgcgccgACATCCAGCGTGAGCTCCGGGAGGCCTTCCGCTCCGTGGAGCACGCGCCGCCGGACACCAatggcgccaccaccaccaccaccaatggTGGCGCCTag
- the LOC127767579 gene encoding probable prefoldin subunit 4 — translation MQQGDGTEAQVTWEDQQNINRFGRLNNRLHELHDEIKLAKEANENLDDAGNELILSDEDVVRFQIGEVFAHMPRDDVETRLEQMKEDAAKKLDGLEQEKESIVSQMAELKKILYGKFKDAINLEED, via the exons ATGCAGCAG GGGGACGGCACGGAGGCGCAGGTGACGTGGGAGGACCAGCAGAACATCAACCGCTTCGGCCGCCTCAACAACCGCCTCCACGAGCTCCACGACGAGATCAAGCTCGCCAAG GAAGCAAATGAGAACCTTGATGATGCTGGGAATGAACTCATCCTATCAGATGAAGATGTGGTGCGGTTCCAAATTGGAGAAGTATTTGCACACATGCCAAGGGATGATGTGGAGACAAGGCTGGAGCAGATGAAAGAGGATGCAGCTAAGAAGTTGGATGGGCTGGAGCAGGAGAAGGAATCCATCGTCTCCCAGATGGCTGAACTGAAGAAGATACTGTACGGAAAGTTCAAGGACGCCATCAACCTGGAAGAAGATTAA
- the LOC127768766 gene encoding uncharacterized protein LOC127768766 isoform X1 translates to MLYLILDDWIFRKIDLSSNQPDGRQVPGGIAREAASSLPPPFFRWNAQRGMPLHFVAIGSKILAMPPMEEKRDTDHLDVGGACFDVRTGCVVFVPRHGGDQHGDPVYFQIGSRLFTLGCSRFQLLDLLPLALDGDPRSTRRQQWSWRDLPMPPFLHSMRALSHVLLPQEDQTILVGVGFLSPSSSSTYSFRIAEDGSSAWKCLGNWGLPFHGRGYFDPKLNAMIGLSMDGRICSCQLVSDHCPDVKHCRENLFSRDARRRHPRLPGTEKQILPG, encoded by the coding sequence ATGCTTTATCTCATCTTGGACGACTGGATCTTCCGCAAGATTGATTTGTCGTCTAACCAACCTGATGGGCGGCAGGTACCTGGAGGCATCGCGAGGGAAGCCGCCTCCTCCCTGCCACCCCCCTTCTTCCGCTGGAATGCACAACGTGGGATGCCCCTGCACTTCGTCGCCATCGGCTCCAAGATCTTGGCCATGCCTCCCATGGAAGAAAAAAGGGATACTGATCACCTCGACGTTGGCGGCGCCTGCTTCGACGTCCGCACCGGGTGCGTCGTCTTCGTCCCTCGGCACGGCGGCGATCAGCACGGCGACCCAGTATACTTCCAGATCGGCAGTAGGCTCTTCACGCTAGGGTGCTCCCGCTTCCAGCTCCTTGACCTGCTGCCGCTGGCGCTGGATGGCGACCCTAGAAGTACAAGGCGGCAGCAATGGTCATGGCGCGATCTCCCGATGCCGCCCTTCCTCCACTCCATGCGTGCTCTCTCTCACGTGCTTCTCCCTCAAGAAGACCAGACCATCCTCGTCGGCGTTGGGTTCCTCTCCCCAAGTTCTTCCTCCACCTACAGCTTTCGCATTGCGGAGGACGGGAGCTCAGCCTGGAAATGCCTTGGTAACTGGGGGCTGCCTTTCCATGGCCGCGGTTACTTTGACCCTAAGCTGAATGCCATGATCGGGCTCTCGATGGATGGACGCATCTGCTCCTGCCAATTGGTGTCTGATCACTGCCCGGACGTGAAGCATTGCAGGGAGAATCTGTTCAGCCGAGACGCGCGTAGGCGCCACCCTCGTCTACCTGGGACAGAGAAGCAGATTTTGCCTGGTTGA
- the LOC127768766 gene encoding uncharacterized protein LOC127768766 isoform X2 yields the protein MPLHFVAIGSKILAMPPMEEKRDTDHLDVGGACFDVRTGCVVFVPRHGGDQHGDPVYFQIGSRLFTLGCSRFQLLDLLPLALDGDPRSTRRQQWSWRDLPMPPFLHSMRALSHVLLPQEDQTILVGVGFLSPSSSSTYSFRIAEDGSSAWKCLGNWGLPFHGRGYFDPKLNAMIGLSMDGRICSCQLVSDHCPDVKHCRENLFSRDARRRHPRLPGTEKQILPG from the coding sequence ATGCCCCTGCACTTCGTCGCCATCGGCTCCAAGATCTTGGCCATGCCTCCCATGGAAGAAAAAAGGGATACTGATCACCTCGACGTTGGCGGCGCCTGCTTCGACGTCCGCACCGGGTGCGTCGTCTTCGTCCCTCGGCACGGCGGCGATCAGCACGGCGACCCAGTATACTTCCAGATCGGCAGTAGGCTCTTCACGCTAGGGTGCTCCCGCTTCCAGCTCCTTGACCTGCTGCCGCTGGCGCTGGATGGCGACCCTAGAAGTACAAGGCGGCAGCAATGGTCATGGCGCGATCTCCCGATGCCGCCCTTCCTCCACTCCATGCGTGCTCTCTCTCACGTGCTTCTCCCTCAAGAAGACCAGACCATCCTCGTCGGCGTTGGGTTCCTCTCCCCAAGTTCTTCCTCCACCTACAGCTTTCGCATTGCGGAGGACGGGAGCTCAGCCTGGAAATGCCTTGGTAACTGGGGGCTGCCTTTCCATGGCCGCGGTTACTTTGACCCTAAGCTGAATGCCATGATCGGGCTCTCGATGGATGGACGCATCTGCTCCTGCCAATTGGTGTCTGATCACTGCCCGGACGTGAAGCATTGCAGGGAGAATCTGTTCAGCCGAGACGCGCGTAGGCGCCACCCTCGTCTACCTGGGACAGAGAAGCAGATTTTGCCTGGTTGA